In Dromiciops gliroides isolate mDroGli1 chromosome 5, mDroGli1.pri, whole genome shotgun sequence, the following are encoded in one genomic region:
- the SOSTDC1 gene encoding sclerostin domain-containing protein 1, which yields MQWPTVPGALVLLACVLARGGCGFKNDATELLYSHVVKAASGASGGAPGVGLGGGGNSSALNQARHGGRLPGSSATSGLEARSSRVQVGCRELRSTKYISDGQCTSINPLKELVCAGECLPLPVLPNWIGGSFGTKYWSRRSSQEWRCVNDKTRTQRIQLQCQDGSTRTYKITMVTACKCKRYTRQHNESSHNYESISPAKPAPHHKERKRASKTSKHSLS from the exons ATGCAGTGGCCCACGGTGCCCGGGGCGCTGGTGCTCCTGGCGTGCGTCCTCGCCCGAGGTGGCTGTGGGTTCAAGAACGACGCCACGGAGCTCCTGTACTCGCACGTGGTGAAGGCGGCTTCGGGGGCGTCTGGGGGAGCCCCGGGGGTCGGCCTCGGCGGTGGCGGTAACAGCAGCGCCCTGAACCAGGCTCGCCACGGCGGCCGCCTCCCGGGCAGCAGCGCGACCTCGGGACTGGAGGCGCGGAGCA GTCGAGTCCAAGTTGGCTGCCGAGAGCTTCGCTCTACCAAATACATTTCCGATGGCCAGTGTACCAGTATCAATCCCCTTAAGGAGCTGGTGTGTGCTGGTGAATGTTTGCCACTCCCGGTACTCCCCAATTGGATTGGAGGAAGCTTTGGCACCAAATATTGGAGCCGGAGGAGCTCCCAGGAATGGCGGTGTGTCAATGACAAGACTCGCACCCAGCGCATCCAACTCCAGTGCCAGGATGGAAGCACTCGAACCTACAAGATCACCATGGTCACTGCCTGCAAGTGTAAGAGGTACACTCGGCAGCACAATGAGTCAAGCCACAACTATGAGAGCATATCACCTGCAAAACCTGCACCACATCACAAAGAGAGGAAACGAGCCAGCAAAACTAGCAAGCACAGCTTGAGCTAG